A genome region from Frankineae bacterium MT45 includes the following:
- a CDS encoding transketolase subunit B, giving the protein MRTSFVQTLAEIAAADERTVLLTADLGFMALEPFSDRFPDRFFNVGVSEQNMIGLATGLAEAGYRPYCYSIAPFASLRPLEFIRNGAVLHHLPVRIVGVGGGFEYGAAGPTHHGIDDIGTLRVMNDLTLVAPADAAQTASVVRAIHTIPGPAYLRIGKDDKRRVEGLDGAFELGRAQVVREGHDVALITMGSIASEVEAAAILLAERGVHCTVVVVASLTPAPIGDLQRILGQHRLAMTVEAHSIVGGVGSLVSEIAAEAETSCRVVRRGVTGHSTGRTGSEAYYHSVHGIDRQAIVESVLTELKVQPS; this is encoded by the coding sequence ATGAGGACCTCTTTCGTACAGACCCTCGCCGAGATCGCGGCAGCAGACGAGCGAACCGTGCTGCTCACCGCCGACCTGGGGTTCATGGCGCTCGAGCCGTTCAGCGACCGCTTCCCTGACCGCTTCTTCAACGTCGGGGTCTCCGAACAAAATATGATCGGCCTCGCCACTGGTCTGGCGGAGGCGGGCTACCGTCCGTACTGCTACTCCATCGCCCCATTTGCCTCACTGCGGCCACTCGAATTCATTCGAAATGGCGCCGTTCTGCACCACTTGCCGGTGCGGATCGTCGGTGTTGGCGGCGGGTTTGAATACGGCGCGGCGGGTCCGACCCATCACGGTATCGATGACATCGGGACGCTGCGCGTCATGAATGACCTGACGCTCGTGGCGCCGGCTGACGCCGCCCAGACGGCAAGCGTCGTGCGCGCCATCCACACGATTCCGGGTCCTGCGTATCTGCGCATCGGGAAGGACGACAAGCGACGAGTCGAAGGACTCGACGGAGCGTTCGAACTCGGCCGAGCCCAAGTCGTCCGGGAGGGCCACGACGTTGCCCTGATCACGATGGGCAGCATCGCGAGCGAGGTGGAAGCGGCCGCAATTCTGCTTGCTGAACGCGGAGTTCACTGCACGGTTGTCGTGGTCGCGAGTCTCACCCCGGCGCCGATCGGCGACCTCCAGAGAATCTTGGGACAGCATCGGTTAGCCATGACAGTTGAGGCACACTCCATTGTCGGCGGGGTCGGATCCCTGGTATCTGAAATTGCCGCCGAGGCTGAAACATCGTGTCGAGTCGTTCGTCGCGGCGTTACCGGCCACTCGACTGGGCGCACCGGCAGCGAGGCCTACTACCACAGCGTTCACGGCATAGACCGCCAAGCGATAGTCGAAAGCGTGCTGACGGAGTTGAAGGTCCAGCCGTCGTGA